The Nocardia sp. NBC_01503 sequence CGAGATCGAGCAGGTTGCAGAAGTTGGTGTAGGTGCCCAACCGCCGGTTGATCCCGATCGGATCATCTTGGACCGCAGCGAGAGTCGGGTGCTCGGTGGTGGTCGGCAGCAGCAGCGCGTCGAAGGATTCTAGCAGGCGCAGTGCGGCCGATCGAGTACGCGCCAGGGCGGAGAGATCATCCGCGAAGGCATGCCCGCTGGGCATCTCCGCGGCCGAGATGATCGCTGTCACAGTGGGATCGGCGCCGGCGGGCCGGCTGTCGAGGAACGTCCCCACGGCCGCATACCGCTCGGCGACGATCGCACCGTCGTAGAGCAGCAGCGCGGCCTCGAGCAGTGGAGCGATATCGACGATGTCGATCTTGAACCCCGCCTCCAGCGCCGCGGCGACGGTCTTGTCGAACGCCTCCCGGTAGGCCGGGCTGAGCGGAGTCAGGTTGGCGGGCACGGGAATCGCCAAGCGGGGCGATTGCGCGGCGGCGAACCGCACATCGGCAGGCCAGGTGCGACTGCGTGGATCGCGCGGTTCGGGTCCGGCCATGATCGCCGCCGCCCGGGTCGCGAGGTCGAGGGTCGCCGCGAATACGGTCACGGCGTCATAGTCGGCGCATGCGGGCACCACACCGTGGACGGGAATGATTCCCAGGCTCGCCTTGATACCGACGAGGCCGTTGAACGCGGCGGGCACCCGCCCGGAACCCGCTGTGTCCGTGCCGATTCCGATATCGGCGATACCCAGGGCCACGGCGACCGCAGATCCGGAGCTGGAACCACCCGAGATGAGCTCGGGATGGAGCGCATTGCGGACCGCGCCGTAGGGGCTGCGGGTGCCGACCAGTCCGGTGGCGAACTGATCGAGGTTGGTCTTACCGAGGACGATGGCCCCGGCCTCGACCAGCCGCGCTATCGAGGACGCGGTTTCACTTGGCGTGTAGGCGAATTCGGGGCAGGCCGCGGTGGTCGGCAACCCCGCGACATCGACATTGTCCTTGACCGCCACGAGCACTCCGGCCAGCGGCAACTCCGCCCCACCGGATATCCGCTCTTCGAGCGCGCTCGCCTCGGCCAGCACCTCGGCCTGATCGCGCAGGGTGATCCACACCTCGGGCCGATCGGCCTCGGCGATCCGCGCGTAGGCGGCCGCGACGCGCGCGGTGGGTGCGGGGCTCGCGCTGCTATCGGTCTGGTGGGTGTTCATTCAGTCGACTCCGATCACGGCGAGAGGGGTTCCGGGTTCCACGGTGGCACCGGGTGCGGTGAGCACCTTCAGTACGGTGCCGGTGGCCGGACTGGGCACGGGCAGTTCCAGTTTCATGGCTTCGAGGACGGCGACGGGATCTCCTTGCGTGAGTTTGGTGCCGGGGGTGATATCGATACGCCACACATTGCCGACCATGGGCGCGGTGACCACGGTGGCGTTCGCGGGCAGGCCCGCGAGCACGTCGCCGCGGGTCTCGACCGGTGCCGGTGCGGCGACCGCGCGATCGAATTCGCCCGCCGCCCGCCAGGCGCGCTTCTCGGCGTCGAAGGCGACCCGCTGGCGAGTCTCGAAAGCGGTGATGGCATCGGCATTGTCGTGCAGCATCCGCTGATGGTCGGCCAGGGCGAAGGTTCCATCGCTGACCTCGCCATCGAATCGACCGGCGCGGGCGGCGGCGCGATGCTCCAGCAGCTGCCCGGGCGTAACCGGTTCCCAGACAATGCGATCGAAGAAGCGGAACAGCCACGGCGTCCCGTCCTCGAATGGCGCGTGCTGCCGATAACTGGACCAGATGGGCACGGTGCGGCCGATCAGCTGATAGCCGCCGGGCGATTCCATGCCGTACACGCACAGGTACTTGCCGCCGATGCCGACCGCGTCCGAGGGGGTCCAGGTGCGCGCGGGGTTGTACTTGGTGGTGACCAGGCGGTGCCGGGGATCGAGCGGAACCGCCAGTGGCGCACCGAGATACACGTCACCGAGTCCGAGTACCAGGTATTCGGCGTCGAATACCGTCCGGCGCACCTCGTCGACGCTGTCGAGTCCGTTTATCCGCCTGATGAATTCGGTGTTCGATGGCAGCCAGGGTGCGGTATCACGAATTCCACTGCGGTAGCGGTCGATCGCCTCGGCAATGGAGGGATCGTCGAAGGAGAGCGGCAGCCGGATGGTGCGGCTCGGTACCACCAGGTCGCCGGTGGCGGGCAGTTGCTGCTCGAGCTCGCCGAGCAGGCCGAGCAGCCGGAACTGCGGCAGCACATCGGGATCGAAGTGAATGTGCAGGGACCGCACCCCGGGTGTGACGTCGATGATTCCGGCGGGTGCGGCGGCCGCGAGGGCTCGCGCGAGGGCGTGGACTCGCATGCGCAGTCCGAGATCGAGCACCATCTCGCCGTACTCGACGAGAATATTGTCGTCACCGCCGCGCAGGTAGGCCACCGAAGGACGATCCGGACCGGCCGGGGCCGTCCCCAGAATTCCCCGATCACGAAGGGCCGCACCGGTATCGGTGAGAATGCCGGTGGCGCGCGTGGCATTCGAGCCGCGCAGCGCGGTGGCGGTGTCATCGTCGACGGGCAGGAACCGGAGCGAATCACCCGGGCGCAGCTGACCGAGCTTCCACCGATGCGCGGAGACCACGGTCAGCGGGCAGGCGAAACCACCCAGGCTGGGACCGTCCGGGCCGAGCAGGATCGGCGTGTCACCCGAGACATTCAGTGCGCCCACGCTGTACGGATTGTCATGCAGGTTCGAGGGGTGCAGCCCCGCGTCACCGCCGTCGCCGCGCGACCATTCGGGTTTCGGGCCTTCGAGGCGGATGCCGGTGCGGTTGGCATGACCACCGACCCGCCAGGACCGCTCGTAGAACCGCGTCATATCGGCATCGGTGAAGTACGCGGGCGCGGTTTGCGGTCCCGCACCGACGGCCAGCTGCCAATCGTGGGTGAACGCGGGGCGCTGCTCGACCGGTACGGCCTCGGGAGTGCCCGCGGTATCCGGTTGTGCGGCAGCGATTCCGAGTACGTCGCCGTCGGCGACGGCCCTGCCGGTGATGCCGCCGAATCCGCCGAGGGTGAAGGTCGAGGCGCTGCCGTGGTACAGCGGTGCGTCCAGACCCCCGCGAATCGCCAGGTAGGTGCGCAGGCCCGCATCCGAGGGTGCGCCGATATCGAGTACCGCCCCCGGTTCGAGGGTGAGCGGCTCCCACATCGGTACGGGTTCGCCGTCCACCGTGACCAGGGTCGGTGCACCGGTGACGCAGATGACGGCGGACCCGGAGAAGCGGATACGCGGTCCCTGCAGGGTGCATTCCAGGCCGGGTGCGCCGACGGGGTTGCCAACCGCGGTATTGGCCAGGGTGAAAGACAGGTCGTCCATCGGTCCGGAGGGCGGAATTCCCACCTCCCACAGCCCGATTCGGCCCGGATGGTCCTGCACGGTGGTCATCGTTCCACCCCGCAGCACATCCAAGCGGCGGCTGGACCAGCTCAGTTCGGCGAGTGTGCCGGTAATGTGAGCGGCTTCCCGCACCACCGGAGCTACTGCGGCGGAACGCAATTGGGGCAGGTTGGTCTGCACGCCGTAGACGCGGGTCTCCCCCAGCGCCGCCGTCAGCTTCTCGAATGCCTCGTCCCGGGTCGCGCCGTGGGTGATGACCTTGGCCAGCAGCGGATCGTAGAACGCGCTGACCTCGGTGCCGGTACCGATCCAGGTATCGACCCGAACATCATCGGGAAACCTTGTCTCGGTGACCAATCCGGCGCTGGGCCGGTGCTCGTGACCGGGGTCCTCGGCGTAGACGCGCGCCTCCACCGCCCAGCCGCTGAGCGCGGGCCCCGCATCGGGCAGGGTGTCGAGCATGGTGGTGTCACCGCTCGCCAGGCGCAGCATCCAGCCCACGAGATCCACTCCGGTGATGGCCTCGGTGACCGGATGTTCCACTTGCAGACGGGTATTCATCTCCAGGAACGAGGCTTCGCCGCGGTCGGTGTCGTAGACGAATTCGACGGTGCCCGCCGAGCGGTAGTCGACCGAGCGCGCCAGGTCACGGGAGGTCGCGAGCAGTTGTTCGGTGATCTCGCCGGAAAGCCCGGGAGCGGGGGCCTCTTCGATCACCTTCTGGTTGCGACGCTGGAGTGAGCAGTCCCGGGTGCCGAGGCTGACGACCCGGCCGAGCCCGTCACCGAAGACCTGCACCTCGACATGCCGGGCCTGGGCGACGAAGCGCTCCAGGAAGACACCGGCGGAGGAGAAGTTGGCCACGGCCAGCCGCTGTACGCGTTCATACGCGGTGCGGAGTTCATCGGCATCGAAGCACGCCTGCATACCGATGCCACCGCCGCCGCCAACGGCTTTCACCATGACCGGATAGCCGATCAGCTCGGCTTCGGCGACCGCGTGGTCGACCGATTCCAGGATGCCGCTGCCCGGCACCAGCGGCACGCCCACGGCGCGGGCGGCCTCCCGAGCGGTGTGCTTGTCACCGAATACGCGCAGCTGTTCCGGGGTCGGACCGACGAATATCAGTCCGGCGGCCGCCACCGCCTCCGCGAAATCCGCGTTCTCGGAGAGGAATCCGTAGCCGGGATGAATGGCTCCCGCCCCGGAGGCCAGCGCGGCCTCGATCACCAGGTCCGCGCGCAGATAGGACTGCGCCGCCGGGCCCGGCCCGAGTCGGATCGCGGCATCGGCCCTGCGCACGTGCGCCGCACCGAGATCCGCATCGGAGTACACCGCAACGGATTTCAGGCCGAGAGCCTGTGCGCTGCGCATGACCCGGCAGGCGATCTCACCGCGATTGGCGATCAGTACGGTGTCGAAACTCGAACTCACCGACTACTCCTGTTCGCTTGCCATCGACATGGCGACAATGGCCCGCGTGACCCGGTCGAGCACGACATCGAGGGATTCGCCGATATGCCGGTGCAGCAGGACGAGCGCGTGCGGGAGGTCTTCGGCGAGAACGGCATCGAGAATGGCGAGGTGTTCCTCGATGGTCACCTCGACCCGATTGTTGACCATGAAGTCATACATCCGGACGTGCCGGATGCGGGCATTGATCGAGGCCAGCGTCCGCACCAGCTCACCATTGCCCGATGCCGACAGCAGCGCGATGTGGAACTCCTCGTCCACCACCACGAATCCGGGCTCCTGCGCGGGCGGATCCTCCCGCAGCGCCAGCCACCGGTCCCGCTCCAGCCGCAGCAGCTCGTGATCATGCCGCAGCCCGGGATTGTCCATAACCCGCTGAATTCCGGCCAGCTCCAGGGTGATTCGCAATTCATACAGATCGCGGATCATCGGAATGCTGGGCCGCACCGGACTGAATCCGATGTCCTCGCGCCGCAGCAGACCATCGGAGCACAGCATGGCCAGCGCCTCCCGCGCCGGTGTCCGCGAGATCCCGAACCGCCCAGAGACCTTCGGCTCGGTGAGCCGCTGCCCGAACTTGATCTGCCCGTTCATGAGCTCGTCGCGCAGGATGCCGTACACCGTATCGCGCAGATGCCCGCCCCCGGTGTCCGACCGTGTACCCAATGGTGTCGACATGCCTGAATACGCTATGGACCAGCCGTTTCCATACGATCACCACGCGTAACCACTGGGTTAGCAAGACCTCACCGCATGACCGCTGGGGCGGCGGAGAACGAAACGGGAGCTGACCGTCAATGCCCACGGCGGGATCGTCGCGCAGCGATGGCGGCGGGAATCCCTGCTGGTATTTCACCGGCATCGACGCGACCACCGGCCTGTTGGGGGGGTGGTCCCCCGCCAGCGGTTCACGCCGGTTTCGTCAGCAGTACGGTTCCCATATCGATCAGATCGTCCGCGGTGCGGTGAATGGCCTCGACCTGCACCGCGTGACCGCGATCGGCCTGCGATTCCAGATGTGCGAAGGCACGGGCGGCCAGCACCAGCAAGAGCGACAGTCGCTGCCGCACCACTCGCGGATCATGTTCCGGGAGTGCGCGTTCCAGCAGCGCCCCGGCCTGCAACGCGCCGATGAAGTGCTCCGCCCATCGCTGTTCGATCAGCCCGAGGCTCAGATCGGTGATCATCCGGTCGGTGAAGCGCGCGATCCAACTGGGATATCCCGCGGTGGCGAGGGTTTCGGCCCCGGGCAGGATGAGAGCCTCGAGGATGGGACGCACGGTGACGGTTTCGGGATCCAATTCGGCGAGCAGCTGCCGACGGCGCGGCTCACCGCGCTCGGAACGCGTGGTGAGAATCGCCTCCAGCAGCCCGTCCTTGGTCCCGAAGTGATACTGGGCCGCCGAATTATTGCGCTGCCCGGCCACCACCCCGACCTGCCGCAGTGACAGCGCCGCGTATCCGTGCTGCGCGATCAGCTGTTCGGCGGCATTGATCAGCAGTAGTCGGGCGTCGGCGCTCACGCCAACACTGTAGGTCGTGCGCATCCGGCCCCAGCTAGACGGATGACCGCGCGATGACCGATTCGATGGTGCGCAACACCAGCTCCGCACCGTCCTCCTCGGCGAGTTGGGCGGCGACCCCGCTGAGGTTCGCGCGGAGTCCGGTGTCGGTGGTGGCGGTTCGGATGGCGTCGGTCAGCCAGTTCGCGGTGAGGGCGGGCTGCCGGGTGATTCCGGCGGTGCCGCCGAGCAGCTCCAGTCGGTGCGCCCAGAACTGCTGCTCCGGAATCTCCGGCACGCCGATGGTCGGGACGGCGGCGCGCAGGGCGGCGGCGGAAGTGCCCGCGCCGCAGTGATGTACGGCGGCGGCGAGGTGTGGGAACAACCAGTCGTAGGGAATATCGCCGAGGCTGATGATGTCGTCGTCGGCCACCTCGAGGCCGGTCCATCCGGCCTGGACGATGCCGCGTACACCCGCGCGGCGCAATGCGGTGCGAATGATCTCACCGAGTTCGGCGGTGCGTTTCGCGTCATTGATATTGCTGCCGAAGCTGACGAATACCGGGGCCGGTCCGGCGGCGAGGAACTCCACCAGCTCGGCGGGCGGTTCGAAATCCACCGGCCGCGCGGGCCACCAGAAGCCCGTGACATCGATGCCCTCGCGCCAATCGACCGGACGCGGCGCCAGGGTCGGCGAATAGCCGTGCAGGATAGGCCATTTCGCGGCGGTACGGCGGCGGCGCAGTTCTCGCGCCGATACCTTGGGCAGTCCGAGGAATTGCCGGAATTCGCCGATGACCGCGCCGTAGCGGCGATCCACCAGCCAGGCGCCGATATCGGCGGCCCACCGATTTCCGTAGGGTCCGAGCGACCAGACGCCTGCGACGGCAGGTGGGTATTCGGCTGTGGCGCAGGTGGGTTGGAGCCGCAGGCCGATGGTGGGAATGCCGGTGGCCTCGGCGAAGGGATGCCCCGCGAATTCGGCGTAGGGGGTGAGCAGCAGCAAGTCGGCGGGCTCGTCCCGCAGGGCCGCGAGCAATCCCTGCCCGATCACCCGGAATCCGGCGGGCGTATTGAATGCCGAGACGGTCCGGCGCTGGATCTCCGCGTAATCGCCCTCGAAGCCGAAGTTCAACTCCATCAGCCGAAATCGCAGTCCGCAGCCCTCGATCAGCTCCGCGAAGCTCTCATGTCCGGCGAGGACGACCTCGTGCCCGGCCTGCTGGAGCCGGACGCCGAGGCCGGTCAAGGGTGCGACATCTCCCCGGCTACCGATACCTGCGATCACAATCCTGCTCATAAACTCTCCTGTTCCAATGGCCAAGAGCCACAGTGGATCCTATCGAGCATGATCGCGATCGGCGCGTTATGCGCTGAGTGCCAAAGGAATTGGGGGCTTATCCGGAGTACTCCGAACTGCCCGCCACATCGAGCACCCCGGTCACGCCGAAGCGGTCCCGCAGCATGCCGTACAGCGGAGCCCAGCCCGCCGGGCCGAGCGGCTGGATCACCGCGGCTCCGGCACCGAGCCGGTCCCAGTAGCCGGTGATCTCCTCCACTCCGGCAACAGTTTCCGCCACTCCCCCGCGCCGAGCCGAACCGCACCACCTCGTCACCCGCGGTAGCCGCTGATACCTGATCGCCTGGGATCTCAACCGCGCCGATTGGCGCACCTTCCGCGCCGACCGCATGACCCCGCGCATACCCACCGGCCCGCGCTTCACCCCGCGCGAACTCCCCGGCGGCACTGTGACAGCCTTCCTCACCAGCAGATTCCACGGCTCCGACGGCACCGCCGACCGGCCGTGCCACGGCGAGGTGATCCTGCGCCTTCCCGCCGCGACCGTTCGCGAATTCACCCCCGAGGGCATCGTCTCCGATCTCGGCCCCGACCGCTGCCGTCTGCCGCTCGGCTCCTGGTCATGGACCGGATTGGCCGCGGCCATCGGCAGATTCGACGCCGATTTCGAGGTGATCGGCCCGCCCGAACTCGCGGCCGCGTGCGCCCGCCTGGCCGACCGCTATACCGCCGCGGTGCGGGCGCACTCGAATTCACCGAGTCGAAACACGCTGAGCGGCACCGGCGAAACAGAAATTCTCGATGCTTCACGCGACCCGTGAAGTTAGAGGTAATTGGTGTGAATTCGGGAGATACCGCGTGGGTGCTGGCCAGTGCGGCACTGGTCATGTTGATGACACCGGGCTTGGCTTTCTTTTACGGCGGCATGGTCGGCGGCAAGAGCGTGCTGAACATGCTCATGATGAATTTCGTCGCGTTGGGTGCGGTGACCACGCTGTGGGTGCTGTACGGGTACAGCGAATCATTCGGGCCGGACGCGTATCAGGGCGTGATCGGCGGTATGAAACATGTGCTGCTACGCGATACGCACGGCACACTCTCGGGTCCGGCCGGACATCAGATTCCGACCATGGCGTTCGTCATGTTCCAGCTCATGTTCGCGATCATCACAACCGCCCTGATATCGGGTGCGATCGCCGGGCGCGCGAGGTTCTGGGCCTGGGTGGTGTTCATAGTCGGTTGGACGACCGTGGTGTATTTCCCGGTGGCGCATTGGGTTTTCAGCGTCACCGGGTTCACCGGCACCGATGAGGCCGGTAATTCCTCGGATGTCGGTGGCTGGATTGCCAATCGGCTCGGGGCATTCGACTTCGCGGGCGGTACCGCCGTGCATATCAACGCGGGTGCGGCGGCCCTCGCGCTGGTCTTGGTGATCGGCGATCGGCACGGCTGGCCGCGCAGTATCGCGCGTCCGCACAATGTGCCGTTCACCCTGCTGGGTGCGGCGCTGCTGTGGTTCGGCTGGTACGGCTTCAATGCCGGATCCGCCTTGGCGGCGGGTGATCTCGCGGCCCTGGCCTTCACCAACACCACCATCGCGACGGGTGTGGCCGCGCTGGCCTGGATCATTGTCGAGCAATTGCGCGACGGTAAGCCGACCACCCTGGGCGCGGCCTCGGGTGCGGTCGCGGGTCTGGTGGCGATCACTCCCGCCTGCGGATTCGTCGGCCCCACGGGCGCTTTGGCGATCGGCGTGGCCGCGGGGGCGATCTGTGCGCTGGCCGTCGGCCTGAAATTCACCTTCGGCTATGACGATTCACTCGATGTGGTCGGCGTCCACCTGGTCGGGGGCCTGGTGGGCACCCTGCTCGTGGGCGTCTTCGCCGATGCCACCGTGAATCCGGCGGGCGGTAACGGCCTACTGTACGGCGGTGGCTGGACACAGTTGGAGCGGCAGATGATCGCGGCGTTCGCCGTGCTCGGCTACTCGTTCCTGGCCACCTATATCGTCGGCTGGCTCATTCACAAGACCATCGGATTCCGCGTCGATCACGAGGCCGAGGTGACCGGTATCGACGAGGCCGAACATGCCGAATCCGCCTACGATCTCGGCATCTCCGCGGTCTCGCCGACGGGATCGCCTATCCGATCGACTGTTCCGCCACCGATCCGCGCAGACTGGCGTCATTGATATCGAGGTACAGCACCCGCTCGGTGATCGAGAGTGAGGCGGTATTGCGCCGATCCAGTACCGCCACAACGGAATCGATGAATTCCCGGTCGAAACTGTAGAGCGGGACGGCCTCGGCGCGATGGATCTTCTTGCCCGCCAACTGCGCCAGCACCTTCACCGGATCGCGGTGGGTGTAGATGGCCGCGCGCCCGGCCAGCTTGCTGCCGCGATGCACCCGCTCGGCATCGGGTGCGCCGATCTCGATCCAGGCGGTGATCTGTCCGGTGAGATCGCGCACCAGCACCGCGGGTTCATCGGTGGCCGAGACCCCGCCCTCGCTGAAGGTGATGCCCTCCTCGTATTCGAGCAGGTACGCCAGTAGTCGGGTCACCATGAACTCGGCCGACTCCGAAGGGTGCCGGGCCACCCGCAATTCCAGATCCTGGTAGACCCCGCGGTC is a genomic window containing:
- a CDS encoding helix-turn-helix transcriptional regulator gives rise to the protein MIAWDLNRADWRTFRADRMTPRIPTGPRFTPRELPGGTVTAFLTSRFHGSDGTADRPCHGEVILRLPAATVREFTPEGIVSDLGPDRCRLPLGSWSWTGLAAAIGRFDADFEVIGPPELAAACARLADRYTAAVRAHSNSPSRNTLSGTGETEILDASRDP
- a CDS encoding TetR/AcrR family transcriptional regulator, with translation MSADARLLLINAAEQLIAQHGYAALSLRQVGVVAGQRNNSAAQYHFGTKDGLLEAILTTRSERGEPRRRQLLAELDPETVTVRPILEALILPGAETLATAGYPSWIARFTDRMITDLSLGLIEQRWAEHFIGALQAGALLERALPEHDPRVVRQRLSLLLVLAARAFAHLESQADRGHAVQVEAIHRTADDLIDMGTVLLTKPA
- a CDS encoding ammonium transporter, coding for MNSGDTAWVLASAALVMLMTPGLAFFYGGMVGGKSVLNMLMMNFVALGAVTTLWVLYGYSESFGPDAYQGVIGGMKHVLLRDTHGTLSGPAGHQIPTMAFVMFQLMFAIITTALISGAIAGRARFWAWVVFIVGWTTVVYFPVAHWVFSVTGFTGTDEAGNSSDVGGWIANRLGAFDFAGGTAVHINAGAAALALVLVIGDRHGWPRSIARPHNVPFTLLGAALLWFGWYGFNAGSALAAGDLAALAFTNTTIATGVAALAWIIVEQLRDGKPTTLGAASGAVAGLVAITPACGFVGPTGALAIGVAAGAICALAVGLKFTFGYDDSLDVVGVHLVGGLVGTLLVGVFADATVNPAGGNGLLYGGGWTQLERQMIAAFAVLGYSFLATYIVGWLIHKTIGFRVDHEAEVTGIDEAEHAESAYDLGISAVSPTGSPIRSTVPPPIRADWRH
- a CDS encoding GntR family transcriptional regulator encodes the protein MSTPLGTRSDTGGGHLRDTVYGILRDELMNGQIKFGQRLTEPKVSGRFGISRTPAREALAMLCSDGLLRREDIGFSPVRPSIPMIRDLYELRITLELAGIQRVMDNPGLRHDHELLRLERDRWLALREDPPAQEPGFVVVDEEFHIALLSASGNGELVRTLASINARIRHVRMYDFMVNNRVEVTIEEHLAILDAVLAEDLPHALVLLHRHIGESLDVVLDRVTRAIVAMSMASEQE
- the uca gene encoding urea carboxylase, whose product is MSSSFDTVLIANRGEIACRVMRSAQALGLKSVAVYSDADLGAAHVRRADAAIRLGPGPAAQSYLRADLVIEAALASGAGAIHPGYGFLSENADFAEAVAAAGLIFVGPTPEQLRVFGDKHTAREAARAVGVPLVPGSGILESVDHAVAEAELIGYPVMVKAVGGGGGIGMQACFDADELRTAYERVQRLAVANFSSAGVFLERFVAQARHVEVQVFGDGLGRVVSLGTRDCSLQRRNQKVIEEAPAPGLSGEITEQLLATSRDLARSVDYRSAGTVEFVYDTDRGEASFLEMNTRLQVEHPVTEAITGVDLVGWMLRLASGDTTMLDTLPDAGPALSGWAVEARVYAEDPGHEHRPSAGLVTETRFPDDVRVDTWIGTGTEVSAFYDPLLAKVITHGATRDEAFEKLTAALGETRVYGVQTNLPQLRSAAVAPVVREAAHITGTLAELSWSSRRLDVLRGGTMTTVQDHPGRIGLWEVGIPPSGPMDDLSFTLANTAVGNPVGAPGLECTLQGPRIRFSGSAVICVTGAPTLVTVDGEPVPMWEPLTLEPGAVLDIGAPSDAGLRTYLAIRGGLDAPLYHGSASTFTLGGFGGITGRAVADGDVLGIAAAQPDTAGTPEAVPVEQRPAFTHDWQLAVGAGPQTAPAYFTDADMTRFYERSWRVGGHANRTGIRLEGPKPEWSRGDGGDAGLHPSNLHDNPYSVGALNVSGDTPILLGPDGPSLGGFACPLTVVSAHRWKLGQLRPGDSLRFLPVDDDTATALRGSNATRATGILTDTGAALRDRGILGTAPAGPDRPSVAYLRGGDDNILVEYGEMVLDLGLRMRVHALARALAAAAPAGIIDVTPGVRSLHIHFDPDVLPQFRLLGLLGELEQQLPATGDLVVPSRTIRLPLSFDDPSIAEAIDRYRSGIRDTAPWLPSNTEFIRRINGLDSVDEVRRTVFDAEYLVLGLGDVYLGAPLAVPLDPRHRLVTTKYNPARTWTPSDAVGIGGKYLCVYGMESPGGYQLIGRTVPIWSSYRQHAPFEDGTPWLFRFFDRIVWEPVTPGQLLEHRAAARAGRFDGEVSDGTFALADHQRMLHDNADAITAFETRQRVAFDAEKRAWRAAGEFDRAVAAPAPVETRGDVLAGLPANATVVTAPMVGNVWRIDITPGTKLTQGDPVAVLEAMKLELPVPSPATGTVLKVLTAPGATVEPGTPLAVIGVD
- the atzF gene encoding allophanate hydrolase translates to MNTHQTDSSASPAPTARVAAAYARIAEADRPEVWITLRDQAEVLAEASALEERISGGAELPLAGVLVAVKDNVDVAGLPTTAACPEFAYTPSETASSIARLVEAGAIVLGKTNLDQFATGLVGTRSPYGAVRNALHPELISGGSSSGSAVAVALGIADIGIGTDTAGSGRVPAAFNGLVGIKASLGIIPVHGVVPACADYDAVTVFAATLDLATRAAAIMAGPEPRDPRSRTWPADVRFAAAQSPRLAIPVPANLTPLSPAYREAFDKTVAAALEAGFKIDIVDIAPLLEAALLLYDGAIVAERYAAVGTFLDSRPAGADPTVTAIISAAEMPSGHAFADDLSALARTRSAALRLLESFDALLLPTTTEHPTLAAVQDDPIGINRRLGTYTNFCNLLDLAAVAIPGAATATGEPFGVMLVVPAFGDQVAIDLAARLQHASATPLLVETGVELAVFGAHLRDQPLHWQLEELGARFAGSIRTTDAYRLTAMDTTPPKPGLVRTAPGHGAPIVGELFRLSEAGLGRFLAALPAPMALTAIELGDGRTVVGFTATHDATATAADITEHGGWKAYLSAR
- a CDS encoding glycosyltransferase, producing MSRIVIAGIGSRGDVAPLTGLGVRLQQAGHEVVLAGHESFAELIEGCGLRFRLMELNFGFEGDYAEIQRRTVSAFNTPAGFRVIGQGLLAALRDEPADLLLLTPYAEFAGHPFAEATGIPTIGLRLQPTCATAEYPPAVAGVWSLGPYGNRWAADIGAWLVDRRYGAVIGEFRQFLGLPKVSARELRRRRTAAKWPILHGYSPTLAPRPVDWREGIDVTGFWWPARPVDFEPPAELVEFLAAGPAPVFVSFGSNINDAKRTAELGEIIRTALRRAGVRGIVQAGWTGLEVADDDIISLGDIPYDWLFPHLAAAVHHCGAGTSAAALRAAVPTIGVPEIPEQQFWAHRLELLGGTAGITRQPALTANWLTDAIRTATTDTGLRANLSGVAAQLAEEDGAELVLRTIESVIARSSV
- a CDS encoding YaeQ family protein translates to MALSATMHTFAIQLADIDRGVYQDLELRVARHPSESAEFMVTRLLAYLLEYEEGITFSEGGVSATDEPAVLVRDLTGQITAWIEIGAPDAERVHRGSKLAGRAAIYTHRDPVKVLAQLAGKKIHRAEAVPLYSFDREFIDSVVAVLDRRNTASLSITERVLYLDINDASLRGSVAEQSIG